accaccaatcaaattctataaattcatcCTAACCCTAACCAACCCAGCaatctgattggtggtgtccgtttgttactgtgcgcatctgggacacTCCCTCTTATGCGGGGACTACAAtggcagcaggagtaatgaagtagaagtaagaagtaagaaatatgaaatgagatttgcccatttcgtttactcccggtttttaattggtcaattgttactcttactcCTTATTCCATTACTTCTGCTGCCATTGTAAACCCCGcattatcccagacagcatCTAAGACTAAAAGATgacgaaaaattaattgacatttttaagtTATCTTTTCGTCAAAGCCAAAAGACGTCAgtaaggcccggttccacaactcatggttaaattaactggccgattattctattaaaattgaccaatcgtatttgacgttaagcaaaattaacaaatacgattggtcaattccaatggaataatcggccagttaatttaaccgtgagttgtggaaccgggcctaaggctggtattcataagtcaaatcttatttcaagatcgtctcaagcaatatcttaagatgctaatacagctctgtgattggctgatggcatcttaagacagtacttaagatgatcttaaatataagatccgactatgaatactggcctaAGACATCTTTTCGGCAAGTCGAAAAAGACAACATAAAactcgatatttttttgtcatctattttttgttttttacgttttcggcaaagtaaaaaaaattaaataataaaaatatatttttgacaaatctaaaatagttattattttatattattattttaaatttatatttaacaataaaattattttaaaaattacaaaaatattcttccaTAATGCATGTGCCtttgactcaaaaatatacttgtacTGTGGGTGCATTGGGGTGCATCCAGTAGCACAACCGCTCGATTACACGACATTAGTCCGAAAACTAGATGGGGAAAATGTTGGTACCAACAAAATTCTCTAgacatttcaatttcaatttttacaggTTAGTAACATTGTTTAAGTAGTAAATCCGCGAGTATTTGGAGGCGTTTTGACATATGCGCGcgccaaaataataaatattgagttaaattgtaacatgtaattgaaattaatgttaaaaaattacaactgAATATTAAGTACATAGAGatgaacaagaaaaaaatgttttatatatttatatgtaagagaaaaaattttaatataatatattaatatattaaactatactaaattatatttttattatattaaattaattagtaatataatcatttttaatttctttgatgTGCCTTGACAGACAAGATTTATGATTGAAATCTGGTTTTCCATATTAAAATCATAGTCAGCCGAGAAACAAAATctgtgcaaaataaaatagaaacataaagaaggaagagggaaagaaataaatggagaataaaaatatatatcagataaatagttaatatctttataaaaaattatgtattctaTATGTGCTTTTTGTAGATGAACCGAttcttttcttgaattaattttttgtttcagcttCTTAGCCAATCGTAGAATGTTGACAGCTGGACCACCAGAGAACAATTTCTTGCCAAATAAAGCTGTCAAATTCTAAGCCTGCTACTTCCTCGAGTATGTCAAAATTGTGAgcaaaaaagttgaaattatattgtaatatcaattgatttattaacGGTGCAGTAACAGATTGATACAACAAACTGAGAGCAGGTTTGTCGAAATTGTTTGTTCTACAAAGCATATGTGCTGGGAGcgccccgattgaccacgtccCAATTGACCATCGCTTTTCTAATTGGCGGTCCAACGGAAAAACTCTAAGCATTCATTGCTGCAAATGGTTGTGGCCAATTGcaacgtggtcaatcggggcgCTCCCGTACATTCGATataaacgcgcccgtactaaggctttggtgcgtaccaaacttaatacgcgtattaaggttttgacgatgtaaactaagccattgTTTGAGTAGTAAATCCACGAGTGTTCGGAGACATATGCGCGGAGACATATGAGTGTTTTGACATATGCGCGcgccaaaataataaatattaagttaaattgtaaCATGTAATTGAAATTGGGAGcgccccgattgaccacgttgCAATTAGCCACAACCATTTGCAGCAATGAATGCTTAGAGTTTTTCCGTTGGACCGCCAATTAGAAAAGCGGTGATCAATTGggacgtggtcaatcggggcgCTCCCTAcgtaccaagtgatacaaatgtcgatgtaaacgcataaaacgcattttagagagaatttagcaattgagcataacctcagtgctaaaatctaaaaaccggtgtgaaaatgtcttagtaggagacatcaacatgaattaaatttgtattatatttttcacagtacatgcttagtacattcgGGAGcgccccgattgaccacgtccCAATTGACCACCGCTTTTTTAATTGGCGGTCCAACGGAAAAACTCTAAGCATTCATTGCTGCAAATGGTTGTGGCCAATTGcaacgtggtcaatcggggcgCTCCCGGTAcgtatatacatggaggaggagtgccagcactgaaagtgtgtccaagatctgtgcgagagagaaaggtatatcatgatacctgctctctctgcgcatgcgtcaaacgctatatgtacaatggctggcattgtatgttttacacacacatacaatccataaataagtacaaaagtgcacaagaagtgcacaagaagtgttgaaactgcggtgcagataatgatattaacgcatgcgcagagaaagcgagtatcatgatatacctttctctctcgcacagatcttggacacactttgggtgcgttccgtttcacgcatgatacgcatgatgcatcgttcatccttgtcgtttgtcaaacgttaaacaaggatgaacaatgcattatgcgccTCATGCGTTGAAACAAAACGCAGCCTTTCTTTCGGTCTACATGAAACCATAGGGTAAGGAgccaaaatccataaaaaactAGGGGAGAATGTTGGCAATGATGGAAAATCTCTAgaatccataaatttatttctgaagttGACAACACTGTGGTGCTTTCGGGAGTAGCATGGGATGCGTGTAGTACAGAACCGTGATTGTGACAGATGGTGTATGAAAGACCAAAATAACCTCGCGGAGATGACAGGTCAGCAAGACGCAGGTTAgtgctaaatattaaactttaatgagattattaatttaggatcttTACAATATGAGTTACTGTAAACTGTCTTTGCTGTTTAATTGTGACTGCATTtactatgtaaatattatctttcttataaaattatgtgatatttactacatgtttactttaataattaaataaataaataaataaaaccgaagttgtatttattaattaatttaactaaagtCATTTGTGTTGTAaagatcctaaattaataatctcagatcagtctttctataatagtattaattatattacaatgtgaaataatattattattaccaaaataccaaaaataatatagaattattattatttcttaagagatataaatgtataaatccttttttgtaaagatttaatgattGTATAGAtccatcaaaaataaaagattaattagtaattaatcttttacctTTGATAGGTctgtattaattagtaattaatcttttacttttgatgGGTCTGTATgatcattaaatctttacaaaaaagtatttatacatttgtatcctttaagaaataataatcatctcatattattcttgatattttggtgataataatattatttcacattgtaATATCGACTATTACAGGAAAACTgatctgagattattaatttgtgatcTTTACGATACAAGTTACTGTAAACTGACGTTGCTGTTTAACTCTGGctacatttattatctaaagattatatttttcataaaattatgtgattttactgcgtgtttactttaataattcaattaataaatacaactgGAGTTAAACAGCAAAGTCAGTTTACAGTAACTTGTATCGTAAAgatcacaaattaataatctcagatcAGTCTTTTTGTAATAGTATCGATATTACAATagggaataattattattaccaaaatacCAAGAATATGGgttgattattatttcttaaaagatataaatgtataaatacttttttgtaaagatttaatgatcATACAGACCcatcaaaagtaaaagattaattactaattaatacagACCTATCAAaggtaaaagattaattactaattaatcttttatttttgatggaTCTATACaatcattaaatctttacaacaaaggatttatacgtttatatctcttaagaaataataataattctatattatttttggtattttggtaataataatattatttcacattgtaatataatcaatactaTTATAGAAAGACTgatctgagattattaatttaggatcttTACAACACAAATGactttagttaaattaattaataaatacaacttcggttttatttatttatttatttatttattaaagtaaacatgtagtaaatatcacataattttataagaaagataatatttacatagtaAATGCAGTCACAATTAAACAGCAAAGACAGTTTACAGTAACTCGTATTGTAaagatcctaaattaataatctcattaaagtttaatatttagcacTAACCTGCGTCTTGCTGACCTGTCATCTCCGCGAGGTTATTTTGGTCTTTCATACACCATCTGTCACAATCACGGTTCTGCACTACACGCATCCCATGCTACTCCCGAAAGCACCACAGTGTTGTCaacttcagaaataaatttatggattcTAGTGATTTTCCATCATTGCCAACATTCTCCCCTagttttttatggattttggcTCCTTACCAACCATAGtaattcctcctccatgtatattatcagagaggaacctgagagcggacaccgcggcctttttcgtgcgaccgatatttgactagcatcagcgccaaacgtggatgtaaagtctgttttacattaatcgcaagCAGCTAGTTGCGACTTGACATCCAATAGGCgcttagtttctagttaaagctcgacatttattgggtgttgcaaattgcaactggcgactgcaattaatgtagaacgggctttacatccacgtttggcgctgatgctagtcaaatattggtcgcacgaaaaaagccgcggtggccgctctcaggttctCTCTGATATTATACTCAAAGACTGTGACGCAGCGGTGGCGCCTCGCTCGGGGTGTGTGGACACTGCTCGGTCGGAGGCGCAACATGTCGCATTTCGTTCGATCGAGCTAGACGGAGGTTCGTGTCTGCGCCCCACGCCGATTTTTCGCTCGTTCTCTGCGCGCCGTATTCCCAAACCGTTGCCGCAATCGCGTCCGCGGCGTTGTGACTTTCCCCGTCGACGTCTCGACGCTCCGAGATTATGACGTCAAACCGTCGGCCGACGCGGCCGCGCGTGAACGACGTTCCGTCGTCGCGGAAGCGAACATAACCCCTCCGAGAGACAATGAACCACCTCGTTCGTGGAACTTTCTTCTAAAACCGCGAGGGGAAAAGGCGAGCTTCTGGCGTCGAACGAGATACATTCGGTTAGCCGTCGACATGGGACTGCTGTTCGCGAAGCTGTGGAGCTTCTTCGGCAATGAAGGTAAATAATCGACGTGCTCAGCCCAAACTATGATTCACTCATCCCGTCCCTCCTCTCCCTTTGTACGCGACCACTGTATTGTGAAAGTTGTTTTGCGATAACACGTGCGAGGGAGTCTCCGTCCGATCGTTGATTGATCGTTGTCCGTTGATCTGCCAGCCTAGTCGAGAGGGTGGTCGATCAGTCTGACAATTAATCGTTTACGTCACGCGATCCGGAAGAACGGGAAGCAAAACCTCAcggaactaaaaaaaaaaacacacgaGACTCGTCCGCAAAATTTAACGTGTTACTTTAAGCGTAATCTTCTCGTGAAGCGTCGATTTCGAAAGTCTGACGTAGAGCCACATGACGCGGTGAATCGGGCGACGCGCTCGCCGAAAAATCTGTGCAAACATGTGTTACACTGGCCTACTTTCTCTAGGTCTGCTAACATATGCTGCCAAATCGCGTTCTCTTGATATCGAAAATGTAGCCCCTGTCCTTGGAATTTAAATACTCAACTTGCAATTAAAGTTTGATTTATGTCCACCAAATCATATCCTGTGTATCCTTGAAGGATACAAAGTTAATTGGAATTGTTTTGCATTTCAACAAGAATTtcctgtataaaaatttacatatcttATGTTATCAAAAGTATCTCGCGTTTTGttccaatttatttattaaacaactGTTGGCTTTGTTGTGAATCAAAGTTATTCCAGCTCcagtatgtttttataataaagtttatctttaataaacacttttttatgtgtttattaAAGACTTTTTTTCCTTATGTTATTgtgtgttataaaattaagttgTAAGCCATATTGactgttttaatttatcaacaatatttctCACAACAAGTAAAGCTTTATGGTATAGATTAGTgttagacaaaataaaaataattgttttataacttTTGGTTATTTTCAAGTTTAATGCTTATTTTggattaaacttttatttaattgcgtTCATACAATACATCATTTTAAAGCATGAAATTTGCTTTgctaatttattgtaatggtttttttattgtttattcttgttttaggctgttaaattaaaaatgaaaaaaaacattcaaatttttgagcaactgaataatttttaaatgggATGTGAAGTAGCAAAAACTGCTCGCAATATCAACTAAGAATTTGATCAGAGGTCTATAACAAACAGCTAAACattagtttcaaaaaatttttaggaaaCGAGAGTCTTGAACATAGGAAAGATTGCAGATAttcctttttctatttttgattTGACagtctaaaataaacaattattttaaatcagtAGAGCGAATTTCGTGCTTTGAAATGGCATATTaacataatcaaaaatttattccaaaatatgcatttaaaataacaaacataacaattatttttgcctCAAACTAATATCTCAATCATAATTAATCATaagtaattactttaatataaagaaaaattttcttgtttttagaGCACAAAATAGTCATGGTCGGTTTGGACAATGCCGGGAAGACGACAATATTGTATCAGTTTCTGATGAACGAGGTTGTCCACACGTCCCCAACCATTGGCTCTAATGTCGAGGAAGTTGTATGGaagaatattcattttatcatGTGGGACTTGGGTGGTCAGCAGAGTCTGAGAGCCGCCTGGTCCACTTACTATACCAACACCGAGTTCATCATTATGGTCATAGATAGCACTGACCGAGAGAGACTTGGCATGATCAGAGAAGAGCTCTACTCAATGCTGAATCATGAAGAACTGAGCAAGGCCAATGTTTTGGTGTACGCCAACAAGCAAGACTTGAAGGGCAGCATGACTGCTGCCGAAATTTCGAGACAGTTGGATTTAACGTCCATTAAGAAGCATCAGTGGCACATACAGAGCTGTTGCGCCCTCACAGGAGAGGGGTAAGGGAGTTAGCAATCTGCGCGATTTGTACAAATTAAAGCAGtgcaaattattcaaatttaaatggaatttaatcgaatattgattcaatttgcttttaaaTCTCTATGATTCACATTTAAActtcgaaaattttaaatctataagacaattgtataaaatcattCCCTGTTAAACAGGGAAGCCACAATGTGAGAAATGTTTTACTAGAtctattctttataattaaatagttattGTACTTGAAATAACAAAGATATATGAAGTTTggtaaaaacataaaaaagattttaggctggtatttataatttgtattaaaatgattttatatcatacaattttttttccatattattttttatttaaataaaaatcttatattatctatatattaaaattcaacctAACAATAATAGTATTTTGGAGGGGATCGAACAAGGTAATGGGCCGAAATACATcagtatttttaagaatttttggaAAGAAAATAGCGTAATATAAAAccttattgttttattgtatataaactATAAGTATTGAtgaacatataatttttctttaatgattTGAGAAGATCACAATGGCTACCTCTAAAAAAACGCTGTTGTAACGTTGACAGCAAATTGGCCGtacactttatttaaaataaaaaaaacgaaaaaatgtaGAAACTACATATGATTGGCTGTTGTAGTACGTAGAAAAATTCAACAGTTTTGAATAATAACAAAACGGCGGACTTATGAAGAAatggtttaaaattttaccaatttttcgcgtgaagaaaaaaaaattaaatcagttTTATCAATCAAAAACGGGTACGTGctgcgaaagagaaagattttcTTAGCAGAATGCAACCTTGATGAAGTCGAttggattatttaattttctcatttgCTGTCAACGCCACAacagcgttttttttttttggagatAGTCATTGTGATCTTCTATAGAATGTTcgtcaaattattaaaaaaaaaaccaatttttatatgttctaCAATACTTATTCTAGGTCTACAATATCAccaggagtaatggagtaaggAGTAAAAGTTATGCGGGATCTACAAtggcagcaggagtaatggagtaggagtaagaaataagaaatataaaatgcgaTTTGCCCATTTTGTTTACTCCCAgtttttaattggtcaattgttactcttactccttactccattactcctgctgccaTTGTAGACCCCGCAtaacaattgaccaattaaaaaccgggagtaaacgaaatgggcaaatctcatttcatatttcttacttcttacttctactccattactcctgctgacattgtagaccTTGCATTATAGtttatgtacaataaaacaaacaatttttatatcactgtttggtttcaaaaaattcttaacATTGCCCTGTACAACCCCCTTAAATAATAGTCGTGTAATATTTGatgtttaatttgatttagtaaaaaaacagtatcaaaaaataagattttattaccAAGAAAATCAGAAAGTGTAGaaaatttgcagaaaatttaccttcgaaaattatagaattttattgatactcataaaaattattggagttttattttatctatttttcaacaatttatttcttttattttttattaataatgtaaaattgaataacaataaatatgcCATTCAggtatcattaattttttaaataaaacttggcGAGCATATACTTGAATGTACAACAGAAGGCAATTCATTATTCTAAAATGATgcattatgtttaattatttttaattctgtactTTTAGTCCAGCTAAATTATGTTGCAAACAGATTGTTATGTACCAAATTTAattcgtattattttattttaatatttctcaaatctaatattcaaaattcaaatccttttttttgtttgtataattaaggaacattaaaaaatataataaaattaatttattcaaaaactcCAATAAAACGTTCTCCAATTTTacccataattttaaataaaattcttgaaaaatccaattttttataaaatttaaataaatactctaaaaatattttgatttgcaCGTCTCTATTGTGTACATATTTCTAGCatacaatgaaataaaataaacgacattaaaaaatgtttcaggcTGTACCAGGGACTAGAATGGATCGTCGGACGTTTAAAAAAGACATGACGTACATTATGAAAGTCGTTTATAACTAACAGAatattcaaaatgtaaaatatgttattaagtTAAGTTAGCCCTGGTTAATACACTTTGACGGTTATACGGAAGTGGAAAACAGTTTGGACTGTCGCATTTTTTTagtcattatttaaattttctgatATAACCTTCAAAGTGGATGCGATTACCTTATTACGGCAGAGCCAACACTTGAAGGATGGTGGACGGGTAAATTCATTCTTTAGCATTAATTGCGCTGATTGCATACGTGATAAGAATGTTTGATATTACTGTTCGTGACATAATAACAAACTTCAACTCCTTTGTTATACAATCAGTAACaaagataagaaaagaatgaagATAAGTAGAAAGCAAGTACAAAGCAAGATATTAAGCATACTAAAGGAGGAAGACAACCATTTTTTGCGTCCGTATACGAAATGTATATTCTTGATTAATTACCATAGTTAAATGGCCATTAAATATAGCGACAAATATATAGGACCACTGCACCAGTCGCTGAACAGtcgcaaatataataaatgactgttaaaaaaaaatattcacaaaatagtacattgcaaattaatacatattttttatatctaatcttcatacaaattttattaaaatatcattttttacttgaagatgaaattatattaagttatttttatctgtttaTTGACTAGTGCAGTGATcctattttaattcattaagaATGTTATCAATTGCCTATGCAAATTTTGTTGTACCATTTGCCATGGTAAAAGTGCGAGATTTCTCTTATCCCGTTCACCACGGTAAAATTTTGCAGTGAGACTGGcagcaaaaattaatgaagGAGGCAACTCGTTATTTGTACTCGGTTGACATATAAAAAGCGCAACAAAAGTGCATCTGTGTACATAGTTTTTTATACTTCTCGTTAAAAGAGCGaactctgtaaaataaaaagggaaaaaacaTAATGCCAGatgagagaaggagaaagtgACAGATTTTTCAATACATTTCCGTTCGTAAGGGCCGAGCAGATTCATGGCAAGGTGACCCGATCAAAGAGAATTATTCTCAAGGTGGAATATATGAACTGCTCTGTGATACGTGAATTTAATTCCGAGACAGTTGTTTGCCGAATAGATCACGTAACAGATATGCGACTTACGTGACGCGTGGAAAACAAAAGCGCAACTGAAGGATCAGATAGGCTGATAAAAGCTCTAATCGGAAGACCGACGATATTTTTAAGCGCATGCGACATACGTAATATCGTGACAGGTGAATGGGAGCTTCGAATCAAAAACTTTTCTATTGTCTCGCTGATCCATTTAATCGATCTCaatttgttgttttatttctcttatgGTCTCAGTATGAGGAAGCTTgtaagtttaatatatatcaatatagtTCACTGCTGTAACTTTTAATGTCCATTTCTACGAATATCGATTAATGTCGGTTTATCTATTCATCCTCTATTCATTTCTAATTAGAAAAAGacaaaatgcaatttaaatcGAAATTAATCACCATTGGTAGAAGTTAATATAGCGATGTTATTTTCTAAGGCATAAAGTTTTAGTTGTTTAAGGAAACATATCTTCCGATTCCATTCACCCGCGGTTATCGTGTGCCGCCAGGATGGATGCAAGACGGGCGAAAATCTGACACAGAGGAAATATACCTTGTCTCCAACTCCGACAGCTGTCTCGTCtttgctttatttaaaattgtaaatgtaaCTATCTTTTATGTAGCATTAAATACTCCAGTA
Above is a window of Monomorium pharaonis isolate MP-MQ-018 chromosome 10, ASM1337386v2, whole genome shotgun sequence DNA encoding:
- the LOC105834271 gene encoding ADP-ribosylation factor-like protein 5B — its product is MGLLFAKLWSFFGNEEHKIVMVGLDNAGKTTILYQFLMNEVVHTSPTIGSNVEEVVWKNIHFIMWDLGGQQSLRAAWSTYYTNTEFIIMVIDSTDRERLGMIREELYSMLNHEELSKANVLVYANKQDLKGSMTAAEISRQLDLTSIKKHQWHIQSCCALTGEGLYQGLEWIVGRLKKT